Proteins from a genomic interval of Ramlibacter algicola:
- the smc gene encoding chromosome segregation protein SMC, translating into MRLTSIKLSGFKSFAEPTNFMLPGQLVGVVGPNGCGKSNIMDAVRWVLGESKASELRGESMQDVIFNGTTSRKPASRSSVELIFDNADHRAGGQWSQFAEIAVKRVLTRDGTSSYYINNQPVRRRDVQDVFLGTGLGPRAYAIIGQGTISRIIESKPEELRLFLEEAAGVSKYKERRRETENRLSDTRENLTRVEDILRELNANLDKLEKQAEVAARYNQLQADVTLKQHQQWFLKRAEAEVDQGRLKQDADKAVNELESRIADLRHVENELETIRQAHYAAGDHVNQAQGQLYEASAEVGRLEAEIRFVVEGRQRVEQRLQQLKEQAAQWAARKDDAAAEIETLAAQGVDAEEKAALLAAQVEEQAQVLPDLEEALRQAQAKSAEQRIGVGQVQQQIQVLAADQRNIDEQTRQLTQRRERLVADRNALAAPDEARLANLQQQLATAQETAETSDARLHELQDQVPQLDEDRRAKQQAVNTETHKQADLSARMEALKALQEKVQTDDKLKPWLARHGLDGLQALWSRIHVEQGWENALEAALRERLSSLEVSRLDMVRAFASDAPPAKLAFFSPPQAGAPEAAGALPRLSDLLRLNDAGQKALLTDWLHGCYTAPSFEEALAARDRLQPGEAVYVKGGHCVTRHSVSFYAQDSERAGLLARQQEIENLEKQLRAQALITEEARSALVRAEAAYSDASQRLVTARREAAEAQDRFHEIQVETLRLTQLAEQTRARSEQIAGDMAEVDALLEELQERRVAAEARFEELDMQLADSQERHAQLDERVLESERKLAQAREQQRTLERQAQEAQFSQRTLEARRGELQRAIETAQQQAGSLATEEERAHAELTRLTDAAAQAGLQNALQLKSEREQALGAKRSEYDDLTAKLRASDERRLQLERELDPLRQRITDMQLKEQAARLGLEQYTQLLTDANADLEAVAKSVSENNVRLAGMQGDIDRLQREIAALGAVNLAALEELTTARERKQFLDAQNADLTEAITTLEDAIRKIDGETRELLAGTFNTVNEHFGRMFPELFGGGNARLVMTGEEILDSGVQVMAQPPGKKNQTIHLLSGGEKALTAIALVFAIFQLNPAPFCLLDEVDAPLDDANTERYAKLVSAMAKETQFLFISHNKIAMEMAEQLIGVTMQEQGVSRIVAVDMESAASMVEA; encoded by the coding sequence GTGCGACTCACCTCCATCAAGCTTTCCGGATTCAAGTCCTTCGCCGAACCCACGAACTTCATGCTCCCCGGCCAGCTGGTCGGGGTGGTCGGCCCCAACGGCTGCGGCAAGTCCAACATCATGGACGCCGTGCGCTGGGTGCTCGGCGAGTCCAAGGCGAGCGAACTGCGTGGCGAGTCCATGCAGGACGTCATCTTCAACGGCACGACCAGCCGCAAGCCGGCGTCGCGCTCCTCGGTCGAGCTGATCTTCGACAACGCGGACCACCGCGCGGGCGGCCAGTGGAGCCAGTTCGCCGAGATCGCGGTCAAGCGCGTGCTGACGCGCGACGGCACGTCCAGCTACTACATCAACAACCAGCCGGTGCGCCGGCGTGACGTGCAGGACGTGTTCCTGGGCACGGGCCTGGGCCCGCGCGCCTACGCCATCATCGGCCAGGGCACGATCAGCCGGATCATCGAATCCAAGCCCGAGGAACTGCGCCTGTTCCTCGAGGAAGCCGCGGGCGTGTCCAAGTACAAGGAACGCCGCCGCGAGACCGAAAACCGGCTGTCGGACACGCGCGAGAACCTGACCCGGGTCGAGGACATCCTGCGCGAGCTCAACGCGAACCTGGACAAGCTGGAGAAGCAGGCCGAGGTCGCCGCGCGCTACAACCAGCTGCAGGCCGACGTCACGCTCAAGCAGCACCAGCAGTGGTTCCTCAAGCGCGCCGAGGCCGAGGTCGACCAGGGCCGCCTCAAGCAGGACGCCGACAAGGCGGTCAACGAGCTCGAGTCGCGCATCGCCGACCTGCGCCACGTCGAGAACGAGCTGGAGACGATCCGCCAGGCGCACTACGCCGCGGGTGACCACGTCAACCAGGCCCAGGGCCAGCTGTACGAAGCCAGCGCCGAAGTCGGCCGGCTGGAGGCGGAGATCCGCTTCGTCGTCGAAGGCCGCCAGCGCGTCGAGCAGCGCCTGCAACAGCTGAAGGAGCAGGCCGCGCAGTGGGCCGCGCGCAAGGACGACGCGGCTGCCGAGATCGAGACCCTGGCCGCGCAAGGTGTCGACGCCGAGGAGAAGGCCGCGCTGCTCGCCGCGCAGGTGGAAGAGCAGGCGCAGGTGCTGCCCGACCTGGAAGAGGCGCTGCGCCAGGCGCAGGCCAAGTCGGCCGAGCAGCGCATCGGCGTCGGCCAGGTGCAGCAGCAGATCCAGGTGCTGGCGGCCGACCAGCGCAACATCGACGAGCAGACCCGCCAGCTGACGCAGCGTCGCGAGCGTCTCGTCGCCGATCGCAACGCGCTTGCCGCCCCGGACGAGGCACGGCTGGCCAACCTGCAGCAGCAGCTGGCCACCGCGCAGGAGACGGCGGAAACCAGCGACGCGCGCCTGCACGAGCTGCAGGACCAGGTGCCGCAGCTCGACGAGGACCGGCGTGCGAAGCAGCAGGCCGTCAACACCGAGACGCACAAGCAGGCCGACCTGTCGGCGCGCATGGAGGCGCTGAAGGCCCTGCAGGAAAAGGTGCAGACGGACGACAAGCTCAAGCCTTGGCTGGCCAGACACGGCCTCGATGGCCTGCAGGCGCTGTGGAGCCGCATCCACGTGGAGCAGGGCTGGGAGAACGCACTGGAAGCGGCGCTGCGCGAGCGGCTGTCGTCGCTCGAGGTGTCGCGCCTGGACATGGTTCGCGCGTTCGCGTCCGACGCGCCGCCGGCGAAGCTGGCGTTCTTCTCGCCGCCGCAAGCCGGCGCGCCCGAAGCGGCCGGTGCGCTGCCGCGCCTGTCCGACCTGCTGCGCCTGAACGACGCCGGCCAGAAGGCGCTGCTCACCGACTGGCTGCACGGCTGCTACACCGCGCCCTCGTTCGAGGAAGCGCTGGCCGCGCGAGATCGCCTGCAGCCCGGCGAAGCCGTGTACGTGAAGGGCGGCCACTGCGTCACCCGGCACAGCGTGAGCTTCTACGCGCAGGATTCCGAGCGCGCCGGCCTGCTGGCACGCCAGCAGGAGATCGAGAACCTCGAGAAGCAGCTGCGTGCGCAGGCGCTGATCACCGAGGAAGCGCGGTCCGCGCTGGTGCGGGCCGAAGCGGCCTACTCCGATGCGTCGCAACGCCTCGTCACCGCGCGCCGCGAAGCCGCCGAGGCGCAGGACCGCTTCCACGAGATCCAGGTCGAGACGCTGCGCCTGACGCAGCTGGCCGAGCAGACCCGCGCGCGCAGCGAGCAGATCGCCGGCGACATGGCCGAAGTCGACGCGCTGCTCGAGGAACTGCAGGAACGCCGCGTGGCTGCCGAAGCGCGCTTCGAGGAACTGGACATGCAGCTGGCCGACAGCCAGGAACGGCATGCCCAGCTGGACGAGCGCGTCCTCGAGTCCGAGCGCAAGCTGGCGCAGGCCCGCGAGCAGCAGCGCACGCTGGAGCGCCAGGCGCAGGAAGCGCAGTTCTCGCAGCGCACGCTGGAGGCGCGCCGCGGTGAACTGCAGCGCGCCATCGAGACCGCGCAGCAACAGGCGGGTTCGCTGGCGACGGAGGAAGAGCGCGCGCACGCCGAACTCACGCGTCTCACGGACGCGGCCGCGCAGGCCGGCCTGCAGAACGCGCTGCAGCTGAAGTCGGAGCGCGAGCAGGCGCTGGGCGCCAAGCGCAGCGAGTACGACGACCTCACCGCCAAGCTGCGCGCCAGCGACGAACGCCGCCTGCAGCTGGAACGCGAGCTCGACCCGCTGCGCCAGCGCATCACCGACATGCAGCTGAAGGAACAGGCCGCGCGCCTGGGCCTGGAGCAGTACACGCAGCTGCTCACGGACGCGAACGCGGACCTCGAGGCGGTCGCGAAGTCGGTCAGCGAGAACAACGTGCGCCTGGCCGGCATGCAGGGCGACATCGACCGCCTGCAGCGCGAGATCGCCGCGCTGGGCGCCGTGAACCTCGCGGCGCTGGAGGAACTGACCACCGCCCGCGAGCGCAAGCAGTTCCTCGACGCGCAGAACGCCGACCTGACGGAAGCGATCACCACGCTGGAAGACGCCATCCGCAAGATCGACGGCGAGACGCGCGAGCTGCTGGCGGGTACCTTCAACACCGTCAACGAGCACTTCGGCCGCATGTTCCCGGAACTGTTCGGCGGCGGCAACGCCCGGCTGGTGATGACGGGCGAGGAGATCCTCGACTCCGGCGTGCAGGTGATGGCGCAGCCGCCCGGCAAGAAGAACCAGACCATCCACCTGCTGTCCGGTGGCGAGAAGGCA
- a CDS encoding DUF72 domain-containing protein translates to MAGKVWIGVSGWRYEPWRGNFYPTGLAQSRELHHASRQFNSIELNGSFYSLQRPGFYAQWAAQTPPGFLFAVKGGRYITHMLKLRNADTALGNFFASGVFALGDKLGPILWQFPPQVRLNLDLFEQFFSALPKDTTQAAQVARWRDQRLEGRELLDPPVKMKLRHCVEVRHDSFVDAAFIALLRKYNVAWVVADTPRPWPLYEDVTADFVYMRLHGSTELYNSRYTPEEIERWAACIDAWRQGREPADARLITRRSPGQGKPLDVYCYFDNTDKLHAPDNARELMALLGVRAPKDG, encoded by the coding sequence ATGGCGGGCAAGGTCTGGATCGGGGTCTCGGGATGGCGCTACGAACCGTGGCGCGGCAACTTCTACCCCACCGGGCTGGCGCAGTCCAGGGAGCTGCACCACGCGTCCCGGCAGTTCAACAGCATCGAGCTCAATGGCTCCTTCTACTCGCTGCAGCGGCCGGGTTTCTATGCCCAGTGGGCCGCGCAGACGCCGCCGGGCTTCCTGTTCGCCGTCAAGGGCGGGCGCTACATCACCCACATGCTCAAGCTGCGCAACGCCGACACGGCGCTGGGCAATTTCTTCGCGTCGGGCGTGTTCGCGCTGGGCGACAAGCTGGGGCCGATCCTGTGGCAGTTCCCGCCGCAGGTGCGGCTGAACCTGGACCTGTTCGAGCAATTCTTTTCCGCCCTGCCCAAGGACACCACGCAGGCGGCCCAGGTCGCGCGCTGGCGCGACCAGCGGCTGGAAGGCCGCGAGCTGCTCGACCCGCCGGTGAAGATGAAGCTACGGCACTGCGTCGAAGTGCGCCACGACAGCTTCGTCGACGCCGCCTTCATCGCCCTCCTGCGCAAGTACAACGTCGCCTGGGTGGTGGCGGACACGCCTCGCCCCTGGCCGCTGTACGAGGACGTCACGGCCGACTTCGTCTACATGCGCCTGCACGGCTCGACCGAGCTGTACAACAGCCGCTACACCCCGGAAGAGATCGAGCGCTGGGCCGCCTGCATCGACGCCTGGCGACAGGGGCGCGAGCCGGCCGACGCGCGCCTGATCACACGCAGGTCGCCCGGCCAGGGCAAGCCGCTGGACGTGTACTGCTACTTCGACAACACCGACAAGCTCCACGCGCCCGACAACGCCCGCGAGCTGATGGCGCTGCTGGGGGTGCGGGCGCCCAAGGACGGCTGA